The Terriglobus roseus sequence AAAGCAGTAGGAGCCGGGCGATCTCTCGCCCGGCTCCTACGCCCTGATTTCGAACGCTTACTTCTGTAGCGTGAAGGCATACATCGTATCGCCGGCACCGACCAGGATGTACTGCTGGCTGTCCAGCATGTAGCTCTCCGGGGCGTTGGTGGGATTGATGTGTGTGTGCCACAGCGGCTTGCCGGTTGCCGCGTCATGCGCCACCAGGTTGCCGCGTGCGTCATTGGCGAAGAGCAAGTGGCCTGCGGTCGTCAGCAGACCATTCATGCCACCGCCGGCCGTGACGCCGGGGTAGCGAATCTTCCACGCGGGCTTGCCCGTGTGATAGTCCATCGCCACAAGGTAGCTGCCAAGCGAGCCCAGCCCCAGCTCATCCTTACCGCCCAGCCCCATCGCTCCGCGCGGATCAGTGGTGGCCAGGTAGTACATGGCGTAGCTCTCCTGCGCGTGCGCATAAAACAGGCCGGTCTGTGGGCTGTACGCCGGCGGTGGCCAGTTCACAATGCCGCCGTTCGCTGGTGAGACGAGTGCACCACCCAGGTCATAGTCCTTTGCCGGGATGCGCACCGGATGACCGTCCTTATCCAGCTTCTCGTCTGCCCAGTTTGGCGAATCGACCAGTTTGCTTGTCAGCAGATGCTCGCCGGTCAGTCGATCAATGACAAAGAAGTAGCCGTTGCGAGCTGCCGTCAGAACCAGCTTGCGCGGCTTTCCATTCCACGTGCCATCGACAAGCGTCGGCGTCTGTGTGGAATCGAAATCATGCGTGTCATGCGGCGAGGTCTGGTAATACCACTTCATCTTGCCGGTTTCGATGTCCAGCGCAACCAGCGAACATGTATACAGGTTGGCCCCGGGCCCACGGTTCATCGACGTGTAGGCAGCAGTGGGATTGCCCGTTCCGATGATGTAGAGCTTTGTCTCCGGATCGTACGCGCCCGGCACCCACATATTGCCGCCGCCATGCGACGCTGCATCCAGATTCTTCCAGGTATCCAGCCCGGGATCGCCTTCCTTCATTGGCACGGGATAGAACTTCCATTGGACCTCGCCCGTCTGCGGATCGAACGATTGCAGCAGGCCGGGTTCGTCGAGATCATTCCCAGTGCCGACAAGCAGGTGGTTGCCAACAACGATCGGCGACATCGTCGAGAAATACTGCAGATCGAAGCTGGCGATCTCTTTGTGCCAGATCTCTTTGCCGGTCTTGTTCTCCAGCGATACCAGGTAGTTATCCGGAGTCTCAAAGAAGAGGCGATCCTTCCAGATGCCCACGCCGCGGTTGCCAATGTGCGTACCGCCACGTGTCTTCCATAAGTAGTGCCAAAGTTCATGCCCATCGCGTGCGTCGAGCGCCCACACATTGTCTGGTGTGGTGACGTAGATCACGCCATCTACCTGGAGCATAGCGCCCTTGATCTGGCCCATCGGTGCTTCCAACGTGCCGATGCCGCCGACAATCGTCTTCACTGCCGGCGCAGCCGGACCAAACGGAGCTGCCTGCGGCGCTACGGAACCCGCAGTCAGACGTTGCGACCAGGCCAGGCTCAAGCCCTTCACGTTGGCCGTATTGATTTCCGTCAGCTTGCTGTAGCGATCGCTCGTGTAATCCCCCGAGTACGTCGGCCAGCTATCGGCCTTGGGGTGCAAAATATCGGCCGGGTCAAGAGACTGCGCGCGCGACGCGGCAGGTGCCGTAAGTGCCACGGCGAATCCCAATGCAAGTGCAAGCTTTGCTGATTTCCGCATCGTCATCCTCTTCACTTCAACGAAACCAGGTAGGCCGTGATGTCGTGAATATCCTTATCGTTGTACTTGCGCATCAGTGCGCGGTGCTCCGCCAGCGGGTCATGAATATCGACCTTCGGCATGCCGTTGTTCCGTGTCCACCGATGCGTCTCGCCATCGTCCGTGACGACCGAGACATAGAAGTCATCGATAGCCTCAAGCCTGCCCGTCACCTTCTGCGTTGGAGATGCCGTCACTGTCGCGGTCACTGGCGGCACGTGCAACTGCACCTGCGGACCTGCCGGCCCAGGCCCACCGCGTCCACCGGCACCGCCCGGCAACATCCATGCCTGCTGCATTGCGCGCGGGTCAGTGTACTTCGCTGCGAAGCCCTTCAGGTCGCCCGACACCGAGTGGCACGAGCCACAGGTACGATCGAACGCGGCCTTTCCTTCATTCGCGTTGCCCACCACGATGTTGATCTTCTCTGTCATGACGGCGCGGCTGCTGACCTTCAGGCTGTGCAGCCATGCCGCAATGTCCTTCACCTGCGCGTCATTGATGTCGATCTTAGGCATGCCCTTCTCAACGCGTGCGCCGTGCACGATCGGCATGATCAGTTCGCCATCCTTGTCCTGCAGGACAACTTCACTGCGCAGCAGGTTTGGTCCCACCGATCCGCCACCAGCGTCCGAGCCATGGCAGAAGGCGCAGTTCACACCGAAGTTTGCTTTGCCACGTTCCAATACGGCAGCGGGCGCCTTCGGACGATCGGGATAGGCGACGAGGCCACCGCGTGCTGCGGGTCCGGCCGGTGCCTGCCCATGCTCCGGATCAGCAGCAACTGCCTGCGCTCCCTCGCCAGGACCAGCAGCAGCACCACCTGTTGCATTCTGCGATCCGCCCGCAGCGGGTGCTCCACCGCGTGGTCGCGCGGCCGCGGGAGCCTGTTGCTGCGCGAGAACCTTGGTTGAGTTGGGAATCGCGTATCCTGCGAACACAACACCAAACGCAACTGCGACACCGGTAAATAGGCTTCGGCGAAGAACGTTCGAGGGCTTTTTCATGGAGCCAACCTTGAATGGACCGTTTACGGTGCGCAACGTTTGTAACACCTTCCGCATAGCGCGGAAAAGGGACTTGGGGCCCTCCCCGGAAATTATTGATAATCCCGCATTACCCGGAGATTTTAGGCATGTCACAACGCTTCGCCGCTCCAACGCTTGGACTTACTGCCCTTGCCTTCCTTCTTCCTGCTGCCTCCATCGCGCAGAACACACAAATTCGACCGCACAGCATGTATGAGCCGCCCGCCGCTGCCGCCGCCGTCTCGCTTGCAGCCAGCACAAAGGACGTACCCGCTGACGAGCTCACCACCGGCGAAAAGACCAGCTTCGAGAAGACCGCGCGCTACCAGGAAGTCATCGACCTGGCCCGCCTGTACGAGAAGCGGTCGAAGTACATCAAGGTAATCACCTTCGGCACCACCCCCGAAGGCCGGCCCATGACGGCCATCATCGTCAGTAAGGACAAGGCCTTTACCCCCGAAGCAGCACATAAGACCGACAAGGCCGTCGTGCTGATCCAGAGCGGTATCCACTCCGGTGAGATTGAGGGCAAGGACACAGCGCTGATGCTGATCCGTGACATGGCCGTGACTAATCACCCAAAGCAGGCGGCATGGCTGGACAAGACCATCTTCGTTATCATTCCGCTCTTTGAGATCGACGGCCACGAAGATCGCAGCCCATTCAACCGCGCGCAGCAGCAGGGTCCGGACATCACCGGCACTCGCCCGCAGGAGCAGCAACTCAACCTGAACCGCGACTACATCAAGGCAGACGCGCCGGAGATGCGCGCCTTTCTGAAGCTGTACAACGATTGGCTGCCTGACTTTATGTTCGACAACCACGTTACCGACGGCGCGGACTTTCAGTACGACGTCACCTGGGATATGACGCAGCATGAGGACATCGGTCCCGGCAGTCGCGCGTGGGTCAACAGCCGCTTTGTGCCCGAACTGAATAAGCGCATGGAAGCAGACGGCCATCTCGTCGCTCCGTATGGTGGACTCCGCGGAGACTTCCCAGGCACCGGCGGCGCCGGCCTAGCGAATGGAAACGCTCCCGGCGCTCGTGCCGCAGCAGCAGGTGCGCCAGGTGCGGGCGGGGGCGATGATCGCGCGGCCCGCTCTGCTCGACCGTCAGGCAATGGTCAGCGCGACTTCAATGTTGAGGTCTTCTCGCCCCGCTACAGCCACTACTGGTCCGGCGCACGGAACCGTCCCTGCCTGCTGGTCGAGACACACTCGCTGAAAACGGCAAAGACACGTGCCTGGGCAAACTACGACATCATGGTGCACTCCATCGACATCGTCGCGGAAGATCCTCAGGCGCTGCGGAAGGCGGTGCGCGACAGCGATGCTGCAGACGCCGCGATGGCCGGCCACAAGGATCTGCAGATGTTCCTTGGCGGTAAGACAGCCGACAGCTCACACCCCATCGTCTATCACTCGCTCAAGCGCGCCAGTGAGATCAGCCCGATCACCGGCAAACCCGTGATGCACTTCACCGCAGAAAAAGACGACATCACCGTGAACATGCACGATGGAGTCGATACCACCGCTGCCGCCCCTGTACCCACTGGCTTCCTGATCCCGCTCGCATGGAAGTCGATTGCGGACGAGCTCGCACTGCAGGGCGTCGTCATGGAACGGACGACGAAGGATCTTGGCGATCAGACCTTCGACACCTGGCGCTTCACAAGCGCGAAGAAGCAGTCCACCCCCTTCGAAGGCCGCACCTTCACGGACTACACATTGCAGCCCGTCAGCGAGAGGGTGCACATGCCCGCCGGCAGTTATTACGTGCCCATGAACCAGCCGCGCGCACGCATCATCATGGCCATGCTGCATCCGGCCGCGCCGGACGCCCTTGTACGCTGGGGCTTTATGGACGCGATCTTCGAAGGCTTTGGGCGCATTGGCGCAGGTGAATACCTCTCCGTGCCCATCGCAACCAAGATGGCCGCTGACCATCCAGAGTTGTGGACCGAGTTCGATGTCAAGGTGAAAGCCGACCCAGCCTTTGCTGACGACGCCGACGCACGCCTCCGTTGGTGGATGAGCCGCAGCAACTACCAGCCCAGCGCTGCGAACAAGTACCCGATTGCAGAGGTCTGGACGAAGAACTGGTAAGTCTCCGTATCCAAAGCCGCAGAGACAAAGACCTGCAAGGGAGTCCTTTCGACTTTCCTGCAGGTCTTTTTCTGTAAATTGTGCCGTCCGTCGGTTACGTCGCAGAACAATCAGGGCAATGGCTTTATACTCCTCGCATTCTGAACGGGCATTTCATTGAAGACTTTCGCTGCTGCGTTTGCACTGCTGCTTGCCACGACGACTGCCTGCCATGCTCAGCTTGGCCTTTACGGTGGCTTCACCACCTCAACCCTCAAGCTTGCGAACACGCCCCGCCTGAACGGCGGTACCTTCGGTCTCTATTACGACACGACATATGGTCAGGTCGTCGCCTTAGGAATCGATGCGCGGGTTGAAATTGTCACCAACACGACGAACCCTGGCACCACGGTCACCTCTGTACTGTTAGGTCCTCGTCTCGCGATACCGTTACCGGCGGTGGGGCTGCGCCCTTATATTGAAGTGCTCGTCGGTGGAGCGCATAGCAAAGCAGGACAGGGTTTTGCTTCCACCGACAGCGGTGGAGTGGTTGCCGGCGGCGCTGTGGGAGCCGACCTTCGCATCCTTCCCCACGTCGATTGGCGCGTGCTTGATTACAGCTACATGCGCGTCCAGGGTCTCAACACCTATCAGCAAAGCTTCACCACGGGCGTTGTTGTGCGATTCAAGTGAACGTGGGCGTTGCAAGCACCGTTGCACAACAGTCCGTTGAACCACGCAGCAATCCGTCGCGCAGACTCAACCCGCACGGGGCGCCCGGTACAGCTCTTTCTGAGGTGCTTGTTTTGGTGCATCAATTCCCTGCCCCTTCCGAAGCCGCTCCAAAGCAGTTTCTGTTTGTTGATGCCGTCCGCTTCTGGAGCATGCTTGCCGTTGTCGCGCTGCATTCCACCCAGTGGATCGTCAGCAAGCCTTCGGAGGGTATCTTCCCACTCGCAGCAGAGTGCCTCTTCAAGTACGGAACGATCAGTTTTTTTCTGATCTCGGGATTTCTGCTTGGAAACCGGATCGACACGGCTGCTCCGTTGCCCTATCTTTCGCGGCGACTCAAAACCCTTCTGGTTCCCTGGACGTTCTGGTTTGGTCTGTACGTCCTTTACCTGATCGTGGGAGACTTCGGCCACCGTCGCATCGTTTCGTTATCCCTGGTCTCGTGGGCCGACATGGTTTTGACCGATGTATGGATCGCAGCATTCTCGACCTCCTTCTGGTTCGTTCCAAACCTCGCTCTGGGCCTGTGCATTCTCGTGCTCTTCCGCCGCTATCTGCACCATGCAGGACTCGGAGTGGCGCTCTTCTCCATCAACTTCCTCTACGTCCTGAATATCTACAAAGAATGGTTCCCGCCCCGACATACCTACGCGCTCTTTGCCTTCGTCAGCTTTCTCTGGCTTGGAAGCTTCGCCGCGCAGAATTTCTCGCGTGTCAGCCGCGTGCTTGACGGCGTTCCCATGCCGGTGATCGTGGCTCTTGCCGGTCTGTCTTACGCAGGAACTATCGTTGAGGTGCAGATCCTGACCGCTCGGCATTCTGTTGATCCACTGAATACGCTTCGGCTCAGTAATCAGGTGTTTTCTACTCTCCTGGTACTTCTGATCGTCAGGCTGAAGTCCGCTTCGTGGCCGGGCTTCATCCGTGTGCGCGAACAGACATTCGCCATCTACCTGACGCACACGATCTTTCTCCGCGCTGGATCATTCCCCCTGAACCACTGGATCCGCCCAGGCTTCGTCGAGGAGTCCGGCCCTGCCATGTCGTTTCTGCTTCGCGCCCTGCTTTTCATTTTTGCCTACGGCGGCAGCCTGCTTCTGGGCAGATGGATTTCGACCCGTGACCGTTGGCGTTGGACGATCGGGCTGAAGCCTCGTGCCGCCTCGGCGCAGACCGGAAGAGCGCTCGCCGGTGAAGAGGTGCCGACCTTTGGCTAACAAACGGTTGGCCGACGACCACTCTCAAGTCGCGTTAGTTTTCCCCACGCGATCGCACTGGGCGCGCAAGCGGTTACTGCTGTTTCCGGTTACTGGTCTGGTGGCAATGCTCGGGTGCAAGACTGTCGTAAGCGTGGTCGCGGAAGCAAATCCGGTAAGTACAACAACCACAACGACGCCGACTCCCGCGCCGTCACCGACACCCACCCCAACGCCTCCGCCAACACCGACTCCTCCTCCGACCAACCTGAGTCCGGAACTCAATGCGACATCGATCTTCATCGGTGCTTCCATCATTAACCGCTGGCCACTACCTCTACACAACGCCGGTATCTCCGGTGAAACAAGTGGCCAGGTGCTGCAGCGTTTCGCAAGGGATGTTCTGGGGCACGGATACTCCCGGGTCATTATCCAGGTAGGCAGTAACGACGTCCTGCAGCAAGTCAAGGACCCGCCGAGTACGGTGTCAGCCAACATTGCATCGATGGGAGAAGAGGCACAAGCGGCCAGCATGCCTGTTTACGTCATCTCCTTAGGTCCCATCACCTCGGGAGGCCAAAACCTTGATGCATCGGTGATCGCAGTCAACTCAGCTCTCCGCGACCTCGCGACGAAACGGGGCTATGGGTATGTGGACATCTTCACTCCCATGCAGGGACACCAGGAGTTCTTCGTCGATGGGCTCCATCCAAGCGCTGATGGATACGCGGTCATCGAGCGCGCGCTGGCGCAGGTGTTGGCGAGTAAGTAATAGATAAGTTAGTTATCGAACTTACCTAAGGACCTCTCAGCTGCGATACACGATTTCAGAGCAGCATCATTCATGACTCAACCTCATGGTCAATTACTCCTTCGTTGCAGGAATGGAGCATACATTACCTGCTCCGTTTCCTAAGTAACGTTAACTGTGCATCAGTTTGCTTAGTTTTGGTGCGCAAGTGCTTTTCATCAGGGATAATGTAGGCGTGAAGCCCACTTACATGAATTATTTGTGCGCGTGCGTACTTATTGGTTTTGCGTCGTCGGCTATCGCCGGCGCGCAAGCTGTCGCGACTGCGAGCCGTTCGGTCTCGCCGTCAGCATTTGTTATGGGTTCCGCTGTTTACACAGGGCTCGAAGCCAACGGATCCACCTCCTGGGGGGGTGGCAAGAATGTGGGCGTGACCGCCGGCTTTGATATCGGTGTGTATGCGTTGGGCCGGTACGTCCTGGGCATCGAAGCTCGCGGCCGCTTGCCCGTGGACAAGGGCAACATCGTGTCCGAGACGAACGTGATGGGGGGCCTGCGGATCGCCCGTGAGCCGGTTGAGGGCGGGCGTTTCCGGCCCTATGTCGACGGCCTCTTTGGACGTGGACAAATGACTTATCAGAACGGCGGCTTTGTCTACACGAACCTGCTCTACACCCAAACGGCAGGCGCCGTTTATGGCGGCGGCGTCGGCGTCGAGTACGACGTGTCCCAGCACTTCTCCGCAAAAATCGATGGACAGGTCGAGCACTGGAGCACACCGGTCACTACGAATGGTTCCGTTCACAGCACAGTCGCGAGCGTGGGAGTGGCCTACCGGTTTGGAGCGGGCGAAGGACCGCGCTAGATCGCAGCACCGAATACAACTTGAGACCAAGGCCCGCGTGAAGCGGGCCTAATCTTGCTGTTTGCGACGACGCCGAAGGAATGCGAATCCGCTGACGCCGCACGTGGTGCAGACCGCGACCAGCAGGGCCAGCAGGGCAACCACCGCCAGCAGCGCCGGTACAAGGTGCGTAAAGACGGCAAGCAGCAGAGAGGCGATCGCCTGCACGATGGCATGGATCAGAAACGTAATGATCTTGAAGACAGCCACGTGGAAATACCTGTGTCGCATGGGATGCGGTTTGTGCAAAGCAGGATGACGTCGCTTGCAGGTAACTTTGCGAAAGCGCAGCCGGATCGGTGCGTGCCCTATACTCCGAGACATGGACAGGCTCTGGACACCCTGGCGATACGCCTACATCACTGGCTCCAAGCCCTCCCGTCCAGGCGTTCCCGCGGAACTGGAAGCCTACCCGGATGATCTGGGATCCGTCTTCCTCAATCTCATTGGTGCCGTTCAGTGGGCGATCGCAAGCGGCTCATTTTCTGCAACCGTAGCGGAGAGGTCCGGCGGGGTCCTGTTGCGGGCAGAGCATAACTTCGTCTGCCTGAACGCCTATCCCTACACCTCTGGCCATGTGATGGTGGTTCCCTACCAGCAGCTGGATTCTCTCGCCAAGCTACCTGTCGAGGCCGCAGAGGAGATGATGTCTCTCGCCCAGCGTCTGGAGACAGTCCTGCGCGAGGTGTATCGGCCCGACGGTATCAACCTGGGCATGAACCTCGGCGAGGCCGCAGGTGCCGGCGTCGCCGAGCACCTGCACCTGCACCTGCTTCCCCGCTGGTTTGGCGATAGCAACTTCATGACCGCCACCGCAGAGACACGGGTGCTGCCAGAGTCCCTGGGAACGACATGGACACGCCTAAGGCAGGGCCTGCGTCAGCCGATACTCTGACCTCGGAAGGAGATTCCTGAGGTTGGGCACAGATCGACATTTGGCCAAGTTGATCTGTTCGCCACCCGACAGGGCAACTCCCGTTCCCGCGACGCCATCCGACCATAGAACAGCAGCGACCTTTCAACGGGCCACGGGCCCACAACGCAATACAGTCGGGGTTACTTATGATCGGGACTCGTCGTGCCTGGCCCACCGATATCGTTTCTGGCATCGCTTCGCGTAAGCCGGAGATTGCAACATTAATGGTTGCAGGTTCACTGCATGGTCGCCGCAACGCGGTAGCCTCGGCGGAACCGGAAGACGCTCACATTACGGGAATGACCCGATCCCTCGACCGGCGCCTTCTGGCGCTCAATCTCAAACCAGTCGCTTCGGCGTCCACTTCGACCATGCGGACTCTTCGCGTGGCGTAACGTCCCTCCCTCAGGATGTACAGAAAGCCCCGCTGCGGCGGGGCTTGTCTGCGCTCACGATCAGAGTAGGTTTGAACTCTTGCTGTCACTG is a genomic window containing:
- a CDS encoding acido-empty-quinoprotein group A, which produces MRKSAKLALALGFAVALTAPAASRAQSLDPADILHPKADSWPTYSGDYTSDRYSKLTEINTANVKGLSLAWSQRLTAGSVAPQAAPFGPAAPAVKTIVGGIGTLEAPMGQIKGAMLQVDGVIYVTTPDNVWALDARDGHELWHYLWKTRGGTHIGNRGVGIWKDRLFFETPDNYLVSLENKTGKEIWHKEIASFDLQYFSTMSPIVVGNHLLVGTGNDLDEPGLLQSFDPQTGEVQWKFYPVPMKEGDPGLDTWKNLDAASHGGGNMWVPGAYDPETKLYIIGTGNPTAAYTSMNRGPGANLYTCSLVALDIETGKMKWYYQTSPHDTHDFDSTQTPTLVDGTWNGKPRKLVLTAARNGYFFVIDRLTGEHLLTSKLVDSPNWADEKLDKDGHPVRIPAKDYDLGGALVSPANGGIVNWPPPAYSPQTGLFYAHAQESYAMYYLATTDPRGAMGLGGKDELGLGSLGSYLVAMDYHTGKPAWKIRYPGVTAGGGMNGLLTTAGHLLFANDARGNLVAHDAATGKPLWHTHINPTNAPESYMLDSQQYILVGAGDTMYAFTLQK
- a CDS encoding c-type cytochrome, encoding MKKPSNVLRRSLFTGVAVAFGVVFAGYAIPNSTKVLAQQQAPAAARPRGGAPAAGGSQNATGGAAAGPGEGAQAVAADPEHGQAPAGPAARGGLVAYPDRPKAPAAVLERGKANFGVNCAFCHGSDAGGGSVGPNLLRSEVVLQDKDGELIMPIVHGARVEKGMPKIDINDAQVKDIAAWLHSLKVSSRAVMTEKINIVVGNANEGKAAFDRTCGSCHSVSGDLKGFAAKYTDPRAMQQAWMLPGGAGGRGGPGPAGPQVQLHVPPVTATVTASPTQKVTGRLEAIDDFYVSVVTDDGETHRWTRNNGMPKVDIHDPLAEHRALMRKYNDKDIHDITAYLVSLK
- a CDS encoding M14 family zinc carboxypeptidase, with the translated sequence MSQRFAAPTLGLTALAFLLPAASIAQNTQIRPHSMYEPPAAAAAVSLAASTKDVPADELTTGEKTSFEKTARYQEVIDLARLYEKRSKYIKVITFGTTPEGRPMTAIIVSKDKAFTPEAAHKTDKAVVLIQSGIHSGEIEGKDTALMLIRDMAVTNHPKQAAWLDKTIFVIIPLFEIDGHEDRSPFNRAQQQGPDITGTRPQEQQLNLNRDYIKADAPEMRAFLKLYNDWLPDFMFDNHVTDGADFQYDVTWDMTQHEDIGPGSRAWVNSRFVPELNKRMEADGHLVAPYGGLRGDFPGTGGAGLANGNAPGARAAAAGAPGAGGGDDRAARSARPSGNGQRDFNVEVFSPRYSHYWSGARNRPCLLVETHSLKTAKTRAWANYDIMVHSIDIVAEDPQALRKAVRDSDAADAAMAGHKDLQMFLGGKTADSSHPIVYHSLKRASEISPITGKPVMHFTAEKDDITVNMHDGVDTTAAAPVPTGFLIPLAWKSIADELALQGVVMERTTKDLGDQTFDTWRFTSAKKQSTPFEGRTFTDYTLQPVSERVHMPAGSYYVPMNQPRARIIMAMLHPAAPDALVRWGFMDAIFEGFGRIGAGEYLSVPIATKMAADHPELWTEFDVKVKADPAFADDADARLRWWMSRSNYQPSAANKYPIAEVWTKNW
- a CDS encoding outer membrane beta-barrel protein, whose translation is MKTFAAAFALLLATTTACHAQLGLYGGFTTSTLKLANTPRLNGGTFGLYYDTTYGQVVALGIDARVEIVTNTTNPGTTVTSVLLGPRLAIPLPAVGLRPYIEVLVGGAHSKAGQGFASTDSGGVVAGGAVGADLRILPHVDWRVLDYSYMRVQGLNTYQQSFTTGVVVRFK
- a CDS encoding acyltransferase; its protein translation is MHQFPAPSEAAPKQFLFVDAVRFWSMLAVVALHSTQWIVSKPSEGIFPLAAECLFKYGTISFFLISGFLLGNRIDTAAPLPYLSRRLKTLLVPWTFWFGLYVLYLIVGDFGHRRIVSLSLVSWADMVLTDVWIAAFSTSFWFVPNLALGLCILVLFRRYLHHAGLGVALFSINFLYVLNIYKEWFPPRHTYALFAFVSFLWLGSFAAQNFSRVSRVLDGVPMPVIVALAGLSYAGTIVEVQILTARHSVDPLNTLRLSNQVFSTLLVLLIVRLKSASWPGFIRVREQTFAIYLTHTIFLRAGSFPLNHWIRPGFVEESGPAMSFLLRALLFIFAYGGSLLLGRWISTRDRWRWTIGLKPRAASAQTGRALAGEEVPTFG
- a CDS encoding SGNH/GDSL hydrolase family protein translates to MANKRLADDHSQVALVFPTRSHWARKRLLLFPVTGLVAMLGCKTVVSVVAEANPVSTTTTTTPTPAPSPTPTPTPPPTPTPPPTNLSPELNATSIFIGASIINRWPLPLHNAGISGETSGQVLQRFARDVLGHGYSRVIIQVGSNDVLQQVKDPPSTVSANIASMGEEAQAASMPVYVISLGPITSGGQNLDASVIAVNSALRDLATKRGYGYVDIFTPMQGHQEFFVDGLHPSADGYAVIERALAQVLASK
- a CDS encoding outer membrane beta-barrel protein — its product is MNYLCACVLIGFASSAIAGAQAVATASRSVSPSAFVMGSAVYTGLEANGSTSWGGGKNVGVTAGFDIGVYALGRYVLGIEARGRLPVDKGNIVSETNVMGGLRIAREPVEGGRFRPYVDGLFGRGQMTYQNGGFVYTNLLYTQTAGAVYGGGVGVEYDVSQHFSAKIDGQVEHWSTPVTTNGSVHSTVASVGVAYRFGAGEGPR
- a CDS encoding HIT family protein is translated as MDRLWTPWRYAYITGSKPSRPGVPAELEAYPDDLGSVFLNLIGAVQWAIASGSFSATVAERSGGVLLRAEHNFVCLNAYPYTSGHVMVVPYQQLDSLAKLPVEAAEEMMSLAQRLETVLREVYRPDGINLGMNLGEAAGAGVAEHLHLHLLPRWFGDSNFMTATAETRVLPESLGTTWTRLRQGLRQPIL